AACTTGCCCCAGGGAGGATCTTTTTCATGCCACTCTCGATCGCTATAGCAGCCTCGAGGGCTGTAAGGCTCTCTTTAAAAGAATCAGGTGCAATTACAATTTTCATGCTCGTTTCTCCTCTCATTGAATACCACAGTATCCATATGCTGAAATGAAAGGTCCGGACTATATAGAAATCCAGACCGAATTTGATTTCCTACTTTTGTAAACCCAGCCGGCTTATAAGCAGTGCTATTATTTATCCGAAGAATTTGAAGATCCCAAAGATTAATGTCGATACGATTGCGAGAGTCAAGCCAATCGCTGTTTCATAAGGAATCAATTTTAAACGCTCCTTAATCTCCATGTTGACACTTCCTCCAGTTGCGTGGAAGAAGCTTCCGTGTGGAAGATGGTCAAGGACAGTAGCACCTGCGTGTACCATTGCTGCACCAGCTAAAGCGGTGATCCCCATTTCCAATATGGTTGAACCGAATACCTGTGAAGCAACTGCGGTTCCTGCTGTTGTAGAAGCAGTAGCAGCTGACATGAAAATACCAGATACGGGGGCAAGGACGAATGCTGGAAGACCGAGCGCATCCAGGCTGTTAATTAAGACGTCCTTCAGCCCTGAATTAGCGATGATTCCCGCGAGTGTTCCTGTACCGAGGAGCATGATTGCTACTCCGGACATTTTATTTAATCCTGCGATTGCATAATCATTGATTTGCCTGATCCTGCCCATAGCAAGCGCTCCGGCGATTCCTCCAGCTGGCAGGGCGATCATTGGGTCGATGTTAATATCAAATAATGGTCTAAGGGACAGCAAGATGATTGTCACCAATGGAGCGACGATCGCCGGGACGATTAATGGAAGTTTTCCTTGAATGTTTGTTTCACTTTCTTGAGCTGTAACCATGGACCCTTTATTCACTAGCTTCTTTGCTAAAATATAAGTAACTGTCAATCCGAAAATAGCTGGTATGATCCCGGCAGCCATTACAGAAGTCAATGGAATTTGGAAGGCATCCGCCGCAGCTATTGCATTTGGATTCGGCGACATGATATTGCCAGCCTTGCCGCCACCAATCATTGCAAGCAGGATAGCTGTCTTGGAAATGCCTGCCCGATTGGCGATGGCTAATGCAATAGGCGCCACAGTGATAACAGCAACATCGATAAATACCCCAACAGTCGTAAGAATCATCGTCGCGATTGCCAGAGCCAGCAAGGCTCGCGTCTCTCCGGCCTTTTTGACGATTGTTTCAGCGATTACAGCAGCAGCACCCGATTCAATCAGGACTCCTGCAAGAACACCGGCAGCAAGGATTCTCAAGACTGCAGGGATGATTCCTTTTGCACCCTCCATCATTAAAGTAACTGTATTCGTGACATCTACACCGCCTACAAGTCCTCCAATCAGTGCTCCTGCGATCATTCCATACGCTGGTGAAACTTTCTTTAAAATAAGGAAAATAGCCACTACTAGTGCTACTATGGCGCCGAAAGCGCTTACTTGAATATCCAAGATGCTTCCTCCTCAAAACTTTTTGATAACCCAATTGTAAGCGCTATCTATTTGTAATACATTAGTCAAACCATCAAAAAAAGACCTGTATTAGAACAGATCTTTTGTGCATTTGCAC
The window above is part of the Mesobacillus jeotgali genome. Proteins encoded here:
- a CDS encoding SLC13 family permease, with the translated sequence MDIQVSAFGAIVALVVAIFLILKKVSPAYGMIAGALIGGLVGGVDVTNTVTLMMEGAKGIIPAVLRILAAGVLAGVLIESGAAAVIAETIVKKAGETRALLALAIATMILTTVGVFIDVAVITVAPIALAIANRAGISKTAILLAMIGGGKAGNIMSPNPNAIAAADAFQIPLTSVMAAGIIPAIFGLTVTYILAKKLVNKGSMVTAQESETNIQGKLPLIVPAIVAPLVTIILLSLRPLFDINIDPMIALPAGGIAGALAMGRIRQINDYAIAGLNKMSGVAIMLLGTGTLAGIIANSGLKDVLINSLDALGLPAFVLAPVSGIFMSAATASTTAGTAVASQVFGSTILEMGITALAGAAMVHAGATVLDHLPHGSFFHATGGSVNMEIKERLKLIPYETAIGLTLAIVSTLIFGIFKFFG